From Spirosoma aerolatum, one genomic window encodes:
- the kdsA gene encoding 3-deoxy-8-phosphooctulonate synthase: MSQKIVRVGDIECGTDDLFLISGPCVIEDEKIMMTVAEQLREIQERVGIKIIYKSSFQKDNRSSLNYYNGPGLEKGIQVLAKVKEQFGFPLLTDVHYPDQCAPVAEVVDVIQIPAYLCMQTMLVTAAAKTGRVVNIKHGQFLAPENMKHPVKKIEDSGNDQIILTERGYTFGYNDLVVDPRSFYHMARTNYPVVFDVTHAIRKYGIPSADAKGGAREYLPVLARAGVAAGVDGLFVETHTCPSEALCDAASQLDIRYLEEFLKPLLELHAVEVKYRNTLPELA; encoded by the coding sequence ATGTCACAAAAAATCGTTCGCGTTGGCGACATTGAGTGCGGGACAGATGATTTATTCCTCATCAGCGGTCCCTGCGTAATCGAAGACGAAAAAATTATGATGACCGTAGCCGAACAACTCCGCGAAATTCAGGAGCGGGTCGGTATCAAAATCATTTATAAATCATCGTTTCAGAAGGACAATCGATCCAGTCTGAACTATTATAACGGCCCCGGCCTGGAAAAAGGAATTCAGGTATTAGCTAAAGTAAAAGAGCAGTTCGGTTTTCCGCTGCTGACCGACGTTCATTATCCAGACCAGTGCGCTCCAGTTGCTGAAGTGGTGGATGTGATTCAGATTCCAGCTTACCTCTGTATGCAAACGATGTTGGTAACGGCGGCTGCCAAAACCGGGCGGGTTGTTAACATCAAACACGGACAGTTCCTGGCACCGGAAAATATGAAACATCCGGTCAAAAAAATTGAAGATTCGGGCAACGACCAGATCATCCTGACTGAGCGCGGTTACACGTTTGGCTATAACGATCTGGTGGTCGATCCGCGTAGTTTCTACCATATGGCGCGTACCAATTATCCGGTCGTATTCGACGTGACGCATGCTATTCGGAAGTACGGTATTCCCTCGGCCGATGCCAAAGGTGGCGCTCGCGAATACCTGCCTGTATTAGCTCGCGCGGGTGTCGCTGCGGGTGTTGATGGCCTGTTTGTGGAAACGCATACCTGCCCATCCGAAGCCCTTTGCGACGCAGCCAGCCAACTCGACATCCGATACCTGGAAGAGTTCCTTAAGCCCCTGCTCGAACTCCACGCCGTTGAAGTTAAATACCGCAATACACTGCCAGAACTAGCTTAA
- a CDS encoding nucleoside deaminase encodes MTTIEDERFLREAIQLAREGMNSNQGGPFGCVIVRDGEIVGKGCNRVTSTNDPTAHAEVVAIRDACQNLDSFQLDGCTLYASCEPCPMCLGAIYWARPSRIVYAAEHTDAADAGFDDSFIYKELEKKHEERHIPMQQLLRNEAGQVFREWVALEKRMPY; translated from the coding sequence ATGACAACAATTGAGGACGAGCGTTTTTTGCGTGAGGCTATCCAACTGGCCCGCGAAGGTATGAACAGCAATCAGGGCGGGCCATTTGGTTGTGTAATTGTTCGGGATGGTGAAATTGTTGGGAAAGGCTGCAATCGGGTTACCTCAACCAACGACCCAACGGCTCATGCCGAAGTAGTAGCTATTCGGGATGCCTGCCAGAATCTGGACTCGTTTCAACTGGATGGCTGTACACTCTATGCCTCCTGCGAACCCTGCCCCATGTGCCTGGGGGCTATTTACTGGGCCCGACCCAGCCGGATTGTGTATGCCGCCGAGCATACCGATGCGGCCGACGCTGGTTTCGATGATTCGTTTATTTACAAAGAGTTGGAAAAAAAGCACGAAGAGCGCCACATCCCCATGCAACAACTGCTGCGCAACGAAGCCGGACAGGTGTTTCGGGAGTGGGTGGCTCTGGAGAAACGGATGCCCTATTGA
- a CDS encoding aminoglycoside 6-adenylyltransferase, giving the protein MQVPLQPYQLFITNAITVIQQDPDAVGLAVGGSWASGELDAYSDLDLVLVSNQQIAPELASMQAVAARFGSMLASFRGDHVGEPRLLIALYESALLHVDIKFLTPDEFHHRVENPTILWEKDGILTSIIEQTTAQYPPFDFQWAEDRFWIWAHYAALKVGRGEYFEAIDFLAFVRNAVIGPMLHLKNASLPRGVRRAETTFGTDELTRLRKTVSMPDRMTLLSSLWEVMYMYESLRDALAPDTFRKNSAAQLAVTKYLAAL; this is encoded by the coding sequence ATGCAGGTACCGTTACAACCCTATCAGTTATTCATTACAAACGCCATTACTGTTATTCAGCAGGACCCCGATGCCGTTGGACTAGCCGTTGGTGGCTCCTGGGCATCGGGTGAGCTGGATGCCTACTCCGACCTCGATCTGGTTCTGGTCAGTAACCAGCAAATCGCTCCTGAGCTAGCCAGTATGCAGGCCGTTGCTGCCCGATTCGGATCGATGCTGGCTTCCTTTCGGGGCGACCACGTAGGCGAACCCCGTTTGTTGATCGCCCTCTACGAATCGGCCCTGTTGCATGTGGATATTAAATTTTTAACGCCCGACGAGTTCCATCACCGCGTTGAAAACCCGACGATTCTCTGGGAAAAGGACGGCATACTGACATCAATTATTGAACAGACCACGGCTCAGTACCCTCCTTTCGACTTTCAGTGGGCCGAAGATCGTTTCTGGATTTGGGCCCATTATGCTGCCCTGAAAGTGGGTCGCGGGGAGTATTTCGAAGCCATTGATTTTCTTGCCTTTGTTCGAAATGCCGTCATCGGACCGATGCTTCACCTGAAAAATGCCAGTTTACCAAGGGGTGTCCGTCGGGCCGAAACAACGTTCGGGACCGACGAGTTAACCCGCCTTCGTAAAACGGTTTCGATGCCCGACCGAATGACGTTGTTGAGTAGTTTATGGGAAGTAATGTATATGTATGAATCCCTGCGTGATGCACTGGCCCCCGACACGTTTCGTAAAAACAGTGCAGCACAACTGGCCGTTACCAAGTATCTTGCTGCCCTTTAA
- a CDS encoding DegT/DnrJ/EryC1/StrS family aminotransferase — MPGMEFFGAAERKEINDVLETGILFRYNHEAQRNNIYKAREFEAEVSKVVGAKYAHAVSSGSTAVLCALAAAGIGAGDEVIVPPFTYIATVEAVLMIGALPVFADIDETLCLSADGIRKAITPKTKAVCLVHMCGQMADMDAIMAVINEHNLVLVEDAGQAMGASFKGVSTGLWGKTGAYSFDFFKIATAGEGGIMVTNDETAYKHADSYSDHGHDHIGTNRGMEQHPILGFNYRISELHAAVGLVQTRRVPEIVQKNNTHKKRLMELLANVPGVSFARIPDADGDSATFLNLFLEDTQSAQRTVAELNAAGVGGFNYWFVNMYHFINQWDHIKEMRTASALAVEKFGAPQDYKNLDIPHAQAVIGRLISFGIRASWTTDEVEKLAAAIEAAVRKATLIEA, encoded by the coding sequence ATGCCAGGAATGGAATTTTTTGGAGCGGCTGAGCGCAAGGAAATCAACGATGTGCTCGAGACCGGCATCCTGTTTCGGTATAATCACGAAGCGCAGCGGAACAATATCTACAAAGCCCGCGAATTTGAGGCCGAGGTTTCTAAGGTCGTAGGGGCGAAATATGCTCATGCGGTATCGAGTGGCTCAACGGCCGTACTCTGTGCATTGGCAGCCGCTGGGATTGGCGCAGGTGACGAGGTCATTGTGCCGCCCTTTACCTACATCGCTACCGTCGAAGCGGTTCTGATGATTGGCGCTTTGCCTGTTTTTGCCGACATTGACGAAACACTTTGCCTGAGTGCCGATGGTATTCGCAAAGCCATTACGCCTAAGACCAAAGCCGTTTGCCTGGTGCATATGTGCGGACAAATGGCCGATATGGATGCGATCATGGCCGTTATTAATGAACATAATCTGGTACTTGTTGAAGATGCTGGTCAGGCGATGGGTGCATCGTTCAAAGGCGTTTCAACAGGGTTGTGGGGTAAAACCGGCGCGTATTCGTTCGATTTCTTTAAAATCGCAACGGCAGGCGAAGGGGGTATTATGGTTACCAACGACGAAACGGCCTATAAACATGCTGATTCCTATTCCGATCATGGCCACGATCACATTGGCACCAACCGGGGTATGGAGCAACACCCGATTCTGGGCTTCAACTACCGGATTAGCGAACTGCATGCGGCTGTAGGATTGGTACAAACCCGCCGGGTTCCTGAAATCGTCCAGAAAAATAACACCCACAAAAAGCGGCTGATGGAGCTCCTGGCGAATGTACCGGGGGTATCGTTTGCCCGTATTCCTGACGCCGACGGCGATTCGGCTACGTTCCTTAACCTGTTTCTGGAAGATACACAGTCGGCCCAGCGTACTGTTGCCGAGTTGAATGCGGCTGGTGTTGGTGGATTTAATTACTGGTTCGTCAATATGTATCACTTCATCAATCAGTGGGACCATATCAAGGAAATGCGGACCGCATCGGCATTGGCGGTTGAGAAGTTCGGTGCCCCACAGGATTATAAAAACCTCGACATTCCGCATGCCCAGGCCGTCATTGGCCGGTTGATTTCGTTCGGTATTCGGGCATCGTGGACCACAGACGAAGTAGAAAAGCTAGCCGCTGCCATTGAAGCCGCCGTTCGGAAAGCAACCCTGATAGAAGCGTAA
- a CDS encoding HAD family hydrolase, with protein sequence MTEIETAFTALGGKFVTPADQIAKKLQSVKAIVFDWDGVFNNGIKTASGSSSFSEVDSMGTNLLRFGLWLQHNQQLPVAAVITGVTNDLAEMLVRREHFHAYYAQAKHKIDVLHHLLDQHQLKPSEVAFFFDDALDLSVAEVAGVRIMIRRDANPLFMEYVIRNGLADYVTGNQSGQFAVRESSELLLGLLGQFETVMAERLRYKPVYDHYYQQRQAIEPSYWIVGSNGPERK encoded by the coding sequence ATGACTGAAATTGAAACTGCCTTTACCGCCCTGGGTGGAAAATTTGTTACGCCTGCCGACCAGATTGCGAAGAAACTTCAGTCGGTGAAGGCCATCGTGTTCGACTGGGATGGTGTGTTTAATAACGGAATTAAGACCGCATCGGGTAGCAGCTCGTTCAGTGAAGTCGATTCGATGGGTACAAACCTGCTCCGATTTGGCCTTTGGTTGCAGCATAACCAGCAATTGCCCGTTGCCGCTGTCATTACGGGGGTAACGAACGATCTGGCTGAAATGCTGGTGCGTCGGGAACATTTTCATGCCTACTACGCGCAGGCCAAGCACAAGATCGACGTACTGCATCACTTGCTGGATCAGCACCAGCTCAAACCATCGGAAGTAGCCTTTTTCTTCGATGATGCTCTCGACCTGTCCGTGGCCGAAGTAGCAGGAGTCCGGATCATGATACGGCGGGATGCCAATCCACTATTTATGGAGTATGTCATCCGAAACGGTCTTGCCGATTATGTGACGGGTAATCAGAGTGGTCAGTTTGCCGTGCGCGAGAGCAGCGAATTACTGCTGGGCTTATTAGGTCAATTCGAAACCGTGATGGCCGAACGACTCCGTTATAAGCCAGTTTACGACCACTATTACCAGCAACGCCAGGCCATCGAGCCCAGCTACTGGATAGTGGGCTCGAATGGGCCAGAGCGTAAATAA
- a CDS encoding iron-containing alcohol dehydrogenase family protein: protein MVATQTTHKNFKGIEKTVFGRGSFSQLDDILAPHRAENEHYFVFLVDKYFEGKPLQERVPAHPEDLTYYISVEEHEPTTDQIDQLRDEILAKKGLPSGVVGIGGGSIMDIAKALSLMFTNEGSSTLYQGLNLIKKPGIYHVGVPTISGTGAEVSMTAVLTGPVKKLGLKCEWTVFNQVVLDPELIATVPRNWWFYTGMDTYIHCVESENGRMNNAYSHAYAEQAMKLCREVYLGENSGQTPENDDKLMVASLMGGLSLTYSEVGVCHALSYGLSKILGTRHCYANCLIMNHLEDYYPEGVAEFKQMVAYHQIDLPQGLAKDWDDDTITKMAHVSYNLPHMWLHAIGDNWQEVITIDLLKDLFRRL from the coding sequence ATGGTAGCTACACAAACCACGCATAAAAATTTTAAAGGCATCGAAAAGACCGTGTTTGGTCGGGGGAGCTTTTCCCAACTCGATGACATTCTGGCTCCGCACCGGGCCGAAAATGAACACTATTTCGTTTTTCTGGTCGATAAGTATTTCGAAGGTAAACCGCTCCAGGAACGGGTTCCGGCACATCCCGAAGACCTGACCTATTACATTAGTGTTGAAGAGCATGAGCCAACCACCGACCAGATCGACCAGCTTCGCGACGAAATTCTGGCTAAAAAAGGACTTCCTTCAGGCGTAGTAGGCATTGGGGGCGGTAGCATCATGGACATTGCCAAAGCCCTGTCGCTGATGTTTACCAACGAAGGGTCTTCTACGCTTTATCAGGGACTGAATCTGATCAAAAAGCCGGGTATTTACCATGTTGGTGTACCAACCATTTCGGGTACCGGGGCTGAGGTGTCGATGACGGCTGTACTGACGGGTCCGGTAAAAAAACTCGGTCTCAAATGTGAATGGACGGTATTCAACCAGGTTGTTCTCGATCCTGAACTCATTGCGACGGTGCCGCGCAACTGGTGGTTCTACACGGGTATGGATACCTATATCCACTGCGTAGAGTCGGAAAATGGTCGGATGAATAATGCCTATTCGCACGCCTATGCCGAGCAGGCTATGAAGCTTTGCCGGGAGGTGTATCTGGGTGAAAACTCCGGCCAGACCCCCGAAAATGATGATAAACTGATGGTCGCTTCGCTGATGGGGGGATTGAGCCTGACCTATTCGGAAGTGGGCGTGTGTCATGCACTGAGCTATGGCTTGTCGAAAATTTTGGGAACTCGCCATTGTTATGCCAATTGCCTGATCATGAATCATCTGGAAGACTATTATCCAGAGGGTGTGGCCGAGTTTAAGCAGATGGTCGCCTACCACCAGATCGATTTACCACAGGGACTGGCAAAAGACTGGGATGACGACACCATTACGAAAATGGCGCATGTATCGTACAATCTGCCGCATATGTGGCTGCACGCTATTGGCGACAACTGGCAGGAGGTTATTACCATCGATCTGCTGAAAGATCTGTTCCGTCGGCTGTAA
- the lspA gene encoding signal peptidase II has product MKNAIRIFLIILTVSVNIGCDQVSKTIVRDKVSYGESISLLDRHLTLTKVENTGAFLSVGDAWPPLIKNILLLILPILALLAGFAYLLLSAKATRLLALGASFIIGGGIGNLIDRAAYGSVTDFLHIRVGLFQTGIFNMADVSVMVGAGLILLNGVLKKDKSQFT; this is encoded by the coding sequence ATGAAAAACGCAATCCGAATCTTTCTCATCATCCTTACCGTTTCGGTCAATATCGGCTGCGATCAGGTATCAAAAACCATCGTACGCGACAAGGTGAGTTATGGCGAAAGTATTTCATTGCTGGATCGTCATCTGACGTTGACCAAAGTCGAGAATACGGGCGCGTTTTTAAGCGTAGGCGATGCATGGCCTCCGCTGATTAAGAACATTCTCTTACTGATACTGCCGATATTGGCGCTTTTGGCGGGGTTTGCTTATCTACTTCTTTCGGCTAAAGCTACCCGGCTTCTGGCGCTGGGAGCCAGCTTTATTATAGGAGGAGGCATTGGCAATCTCATCGACCGGGCCGCTTACGGTTCGGTAACCGACTTTTTGCATATCCGTGTTGGGCTATTTCAAACTGGCATTTTCAATATGGCTGACGTATCAGTCATGGTGGGAGCCGGACTTATTTTGTTGAATGGCGTCCTGAAGAAGGATAAGAGCCAGTTTACTTAA
- the kdsB gene encoding 3-deoxy-manno-octulosonate cytidylyltransferase: MIIGIIPARYGSTRFPGKPLADIGGKSMIQRVLEQAKKATSLSKVVVATDDERIVEAVRRLGEEVVLTRTDHPSGTDRCWEAYDRLVAEGLEPSENDYIINIQGDEPFIDPAQIDELAAILDGSVELATQMATVDSAAILHDPKEAKIVVNEQNEVLYFSRLPIPYLWDIEPDQWHLHHAYHRHVGLYAYRADILAKITQLPPSLLEKAESLEQLRWLEAGYRIKLVATTYQTPSVDSPADIEKILGGL; the protein is encoded by the coding sequence ATGATTATCGGTATTATTCCTGCCCGTTACGGCTCTACTCGGTTTCCCGGCAAGCCATTGGCCGATATTGGTGGTAAATCCATGATTCAACGTGTGCTGGAGCAGGCAAAAAAGGCGACTTCATTAAGCAAAGTGGTTGTCGCCACCGACGACGAACGGATTGTGGAAGCGGTGCGTCGGCTGGGCGAAGAGGTAGTTTTGACCCGCACCGATCATCCTAGTGGAACCGACCGTTGCTGGGAAGCCTACGACCGACTGGTTGCCGAGGGGCTTGAGCCGAGCGAGAACGATTATATCATCAATATTCAGGGCGATGAACCCTTCATTGATCCGGCACAAATTGACGAACTGGCTGCTATTCTGGACGGATCGGTTGAATTGGCAACGCAGATGGCTACTGTCGATTCGGCCGCTATACTGCATGATCCCAAAGAAGCCAAAATTGTCGTCAATGAGCAGAATGAAGTGCTCTACTTCAGTCGGTTACCCATTCCATATCTGTGGGATATTGAACCTGACCAGTGGCATTTGCATCACGCATATCACCGACATGTAGGTTTATACGCATATCGGGCTGATATTCTGGCTAAAATCACTCAATTGCCCCCCTCGCTCCTGGAGAAAGCCGAATCACTGGAACAATTGCGTTGGCTGGAAGCCGGTTACCGCATCAAACTCGTAGCGACAACCTATCAAACACCCAGCGTCGACAGTCCGGCCGATATTGAAAAGATTCTAGGTGGTTTGTAA